In Drosophila simulans strain w501 chromosome X, Prin_Dsim_3.1, whole genome shotgun sequence, one DNA window encodes the following:
- the LOC6724817 gene encoding uncharacterized protein LOC6724817 has product MCSSLGDLFACIRAQGNSDADSTSTTHRRNIADLDDEAPDLQLQQVPTRKWNDLSVPQRHDSYPVLPPPVASPLTGCLRPSLRSARVSYEALERYDRIFGRSIQDARSSGSVRNIPDQF; this is encoded by the coding sequence ATGTGCTCTAGTTTAGGCGACTTGTTTGCCTGCATTAGGGCCCAGGGAAATTCCGACGCGGAttccaccagcaccacccatcGGCGGAATATCGCTGACCTGGACGATGAGGCGCCCGATCTGCAGCTCCAACAGGTGCCGACCCGCAAGTGGAACGATCTTTCCGTGCCACAGCGACACGATTCGTACCCAGTTCTTCCCCCTCCAGTTGCATCTCCATTGACGGGATGCCTTCGTCCCTCTTTGCGGTCAGCAAGGGTCTCCTACGAAGCCTTGGAGCGCTACGATCGGATTTTTGGCAGATCTATCCAAGACGCCAGGTCATCTGGTTCAGTCCGAAATATACCCGACCAGTTCTAG
- the LOC27206372 gene encoding uncharacterized protein LOC27206372 codes for MFLGFLVDLLYCRRCGDDCMMEFPSTPANEETASKVVKVELPPQPPLPPLTFELIRNPLAAGQECDNSFEGFVDGYDDPRLPETII; via the coding sequence ATGTTTCTGGGCTTCTTGGTGGATCTGCTGTACTGCCGACGCTGCGGGGACGACTGTATGATGGAATTCCCATCGACTCCCGCGAATGAAGAAACAGCGTCGAAAGTGGTAAAGGTCGAACTACCCCCGCAGCCGCCACTGCCGCCACTGACCTTTGAACTCATCCGCAATCCATTGGCTGCCGGGCAGGAGTGCGATAATAGCTTCGAAGGCTTCGTCGATGGTTACGATGATCCCAGGCTGCCGGAAACCATCATCTGA
- the LOC27207984 gene encoding uncharacterized protein LOC27207984 gives MCFLCPLACCGCSSSKPCQKKGKQQQVQHQPDVLANVISQEPGYFNQVTTSQQSLPSMSPSAVSLPHQIDTSSTLSSLAGEVDLYDMEAWWLKRASIEDYLSIVSQRN, from the coding sequence ATGTGCTTTCTCTGCCCACTTGcctgctgcggctgctcctCATCGAAGCCTTGCCAAAAGAAaggaaagcagcagcaggtgcagcacCAGCCGGACGTCCTGGCGAACGTGATTTCCCAGGAGCCAGGCTACTTCAACCAGGTGACCACCAGCCAGCAATCGCTACCCAGCATGAGCCCCAGTGCAGTGTCACTGCCTCACCAGATTGACACGTCCAGCACCTTGAGCTCCTTGGCCGGCGAGGTGGATCTGTACGATATGGAAGCCTGGTGGCTCAAAAGGGCCTCCATCGAGGATTACCTATCCATAGTATCTCAGAGGAATTGA